The stretch of DNA TTAGGTCGAACACTTTAAACAAGTATACAATACCAGTTCCATTCACACCCATGGATGTTTGCAAAATTAGCACGTCCTGCTATTTTCTTGCACCATGACAACTCAAGACTCGCATAAGACTATTTGAATATTTGACCAACACCTAGCCAGTATCTACCCAAAATGAACCAAATAAATATCCctaaatacccccccccccccactgcaGACGTGAATCAGTCATCGGATAATGTCAAGTTAGTGGCATTTCATCATCTTAATAAACGCTACACAATTGTACAAGCAAGTCACGATGTGCAGATACAGTATAAGACGTGACATGGAACAAAAACCTTGTGGCTGTCAACTGGTATCGTTAGTGAGGGGATAAGGCCTGCTATAAAAACGAGCCAGTCAGAGATCAGCAACCACTTCATCAATCAAGGAAGCTAACAACTCCGAGACTATGTCTCCACCAGCCTGGTATGAATCCATCTTGAAATCAACCCAGCTCCCCAGAGTGCTACTCATTTCCCTGTACACAagttcatccaccatccactcCTCAGCAACCTTCAGGCTGGTCATCTCTCGATGGATTTCTTCTGCTGACAAGTTTTGCAGGACTGCCATCCCGATGAACCATGAGCCGTAGCCAGCATTGAAGTAGTACGCACATTTCACAGTCAATAATTCATTGACACAGTCAAAGAGCAGCCTCCGCTTCAATCTGCAGCATTTGCCCTCGCCACCAGCCAACAACCTAGTACTGCCATTCAATTCTTCCAACAGATGTGGATCTAGAATATCCGAATCGCCAAACCGCTCCAAACAAGAGGAACTAGCTTTCAGTATTTCTCTTATAAACTCCACCTCCTGTCTATGATCCATATGACATAAGCTGCTACTTTCTGATCGAGGGATTTCTGCAGTAGCCACTGTGATTGATGAGGCTGTGTCAGAATATTCTGATGAGGCATCTGCTTCGAGGAATTTGTTGAAGTGTGTTGAATCAGAAGTTGTTGCTCCTTCGGTTGAACCAAATAATCTTGTTCCTGCAAAAGTAAAACAGAAAAAGATTTGAGAAATGTCCATGGCAACTGTAACAGCAAACACCCAACTACTCTATTTACCATTTGCACTCCTCCAGCTCTCTGATGAGCTGCAGGTTTCCGTTGAAATGGAAGCTTCCCACGTTGAGAGGGGACTTAGACGAAGATGCTCTAACTCTGCTCGATCCGTGGCATCATGATCGTCCTTCGCAGGTTGAAATGGCTGATTAAAGGGAGATATGTTAGCATACAGATTAATGTTTAACCTGTTATGGCTACATTAATATCAACACAGCCCTCTTTGTGTTGGTGTCAGTTTACAGTTTTCGGCAGCAAAATGTATTGATCTATAACATTAATTCAGTGCTTCAAAGATTGCTCTGATCTGATTGTTTGTATCCTCAGAATAGATGTAAAAGGGGGCCTAATCTACTGAGAAGGGGCACCTAATTGTAATGAAAATTAAAGATTATCATTTAAACTATTTTAACTGTGCAAACATATGCACTGTTACCAGTACCACCTTTCTGCTGCACAAGTTAAGTCCGGCAGGAAAAACCCACCAGATAAAGAGGTGCAGTTTGGGGCTGGGAACTGGTTTCAAGCATTTACAAAAAGTTGTTTGACAATATTGTTGCACAAGTCAAAAGAGGCACAAACTATCACTTCATAGCTCTTCTTTCTGGTAACTTGGTGAGCAATACAAACATGCCTCATTCAGCGCAGGAACAAAATATATGTATCTTTGATGTATTATCAGCTACCGCACAGTCAAAGTCTTTCCAATCTTCATTCACAAAAAAGGGAAGTCTTTCCAAACTTCAAATACCAGATGAACTAAACATGTCTTACCAAATGTGCTATATGGAGAGAAATGCATATGCCTAAACAAACATAAAGGTGTTCACTTTCAAGTTTGCAGTAACAATCATCATATGCTCAGGACTAGGAAATTAATATGCATAAGATTGTGCTGGCAAAAGGGTTTGACTGGAAGAGGTGCGCCAGAGTCTCTGATGTACATACCTGACCGCTTTTAGTAGTAAGATCTGTCTGGGGGACAGTAGCTTTTCCATCATTGAAAGACTGCAATGACTCCCTATCATAATCAGTAGAAGCAATGCTAGATGTTTCACATGCTGATGCCGTATCTTCCAAAGCTGTTGAAGTGCCATACACTTTAACACCTTTGGCTGGCTTAGAGTAGGGCGATCTCACCCCTGACGTCAACTCTCTCAATTTCTGCTCCAACAGGAGTCCCAAATAATCACCATCGATGACATCAAGTTTTGTGTTTGATGTGTTGCTTGAAGTTGACACAGCGTTCAGATTCTCTATCAATTGCTTTTCCACTGAATGATTGGGGAAGTGGGCGCCGTGTAATGATTTGTCAACTGGTGAGGTAAATGTGAATGAAACAATTTCAGTGctgattttctttttgtttgttgAAAAAGACGATTGCTCATCTATCACAATATTGTGCCGAATCCGCCTCTGGCTTCTGTTAGAATTAATACTATCACTTGACTGGCTTGTATCAGAGTGTAACAATCTTCTGTTTTGTAACCTTCTTGGTTTGGGGATTGCTTTGGCTATGGAATTATTTCTTACATTTGCATGAGCAGTTGGCTGCAAGTCCACCTTTCTGCTAGCTTGAGTACTGATTCCAGCAAATGTGCCAGCTGCCCCGACCTTTCTGGGAGAGGCATTTACTGGGTGAATATTGCTCCGTTGTCTACTGGGGTTTGCTGGGTTTGAATTCACCTTGTGTTTGGTGGCCAGAGCATTCTGCTTTCTGTTATTTGGCACAAGCATACTGGACGAACTTGTTGTGCCCATTTGATTATTATCCTTTTGTTGGTCGAACCCATTTCTCTCAACCAGGCTATTTTCAGGGTTCCTGCGAGTTTCAAGCCTTCTACCACCTTTTCTTGTGCCTTCTTTTCCTTGGGCACGGACAGCTTGAGCAACATTTGATGATCTATTGCTGGGTCTGACCTTTGGGCCAACTGGAGCACATCCATTTGACTGTGAGATCCTAGAAGATGAGGCACCCTCTGAACTTCTCGATCTTCCATCCAAAGATTTCCCGTTTGGTGGCCTAAAAGATGCAGGGCCATCACGTTTCCTCAGTGCTTCATTTAGCTTCTGTGACCTTTGTTGGACTACTATGATCTCTCCTGGGTTGTAGGCCCGCGCAGCATTTGCGAGCCCAACATCATGGACTCCGTAAGAACTGATGTTCTCAACACCAGGCCTAATGATCCGTGATGCTGCCTCCATTATATCAGCTGCATTTCTGCTGGATATATGATTAGGGTTCTTCATGGGAGACAATAACTTATATTGAGCAACAGACAGTGTCCTCTTGGCAAGTCTTGGAGGCAGTGCTTCCATTTTAAACCGATCAATAGGGCTACCCGGCATCTTATGGGGGCTACCAGCATAACTTCTGCCGGTAAAATCGTCATGGTTGTTGGCTTGGAAGGGTTGTTGCACTTTTGATGGCATGGGATTGGATTCAGATGAGCTTGCCGCGGGCATGGAATCCAAACCCATGAGCCTAGCCACAACAGTGGGACACCTCCTTGACTGAGCTTCTTCATCAATTACTGAAGATGAGCAACTATGCTCACTGCTTTCTTTCAAGCTAGGCGCATCTTCAAGGATCTGCTATATACACAGAGCTTTAGCCATTCTATATTTTACAGAACACACCAAACAGCACAGGTGGAAACAAATTAGGGCAACAAGTGGACGCACCGAATTTGACAGTGTACTTGGTGTACAGTCATCAACATCCTTACTGTCACCAGAATTCTCTGCAAAGAAAAATTTGCATATTAAATTAGCCGGACCCCTGTAAAAATGTAACCAGTATGCAGCAATCACTCAACTCATATAGCAAAGCAAATTTGCTTACTCGGATCCGGAGAACTGCTCGTGCTTCCAACAAAAAGCCGCTTCTTAGATTTCTTACCCCAATCAAAGAGACCAAAGAATCCATGCCCCTTTGAAGCAGGTTTCTCCACATCCATCTTGACTCCTCACTATCTAAACCTGCAAATAAAACTGCTCgtataaatacaaaaaaaaaatcaacagaaTACAAGAGAGGTAAACGCATTTAGCCCAAATGCAGGTAGATTAGCTAATGAAAATAGCACCAACATCTAGTCTGTGCTCCCAGAACCTAATCTTTATCCCGAATTTGACCAGGAAAACTGGCAGGAAAACCGAGAGATTCCGGAACCATGAGCTAACTCCCGCATCCTAACAGCAAACTTCTACGAATTTAACCAGAATGCAGGTAATGTCCAACACAAAGCATTCCGAGAATCCACAAGTCGCCCACCCACACAGCAAAGAACGCCATAAAGATCCAACCTTttcgaggcagcagcagcagcagcagcagcagcagcacgggtCAACGGCGCGGGATTCACCGAGGCAGCGCACAACCGGAGCCAAATCGCGGCGCAGACCAATCCGGATCGAGCCGCATTGGGCCGCGCCTCCCTCGCCCTGCAAGCTCCCCCAAGCAGCGACCTTTCTCTCCCTCACGAACACCTCGAGCAAACGGAGCCGCGGAGGAGGATCCGCGCGAGGCGCGGGTCGGGGCGTCACGTTAGGGTTCTCGGTGAGGCGGGGAGGAGGATTCGGGGGTGGGAGGTGGCCGCGGCTGTGGAATCCATTAATGCCGCTGCGTGaggcgggagagagagagagagattggagggagccagggaggggagagaagaaaaggagaggAGGCACCTCCTCTCTCACTCCCACCGTGTGTGCGTGTACTCTTCGTCTGGTGCGGTCGTAGCTGGGGTTTGCTCTTGAAAAAGGAGAAATTTGGGGGACCTTTTTGGGATCGGCTTGGTCGGTTTGGTGATGTAAGCAACGAGATTTGGGCGCCTGGATTGGGTGATTTGGCGCCAGGTTTTTGGAGTTTTCTTGGGCAGTTAGTTAGTCATGGAGGAAAAAAGAATGATTTCTTGTTGCTGTGGAGCCCAATGGAATTCCATCccaggaggaaaagaaaaagcgAGATCAATGGCTGCTCCAGATCTCTTTCTCCGGGTCTTAACTGGTGCACAGTGCAGTGGCGTACACCGTGTTAGTTCTGTGTCGGATGGAGTGGCGACCAACGTCTGATTCCCACTACTCTACCTTTCTGCGAAATTATAGCATTTCCAGCGGTTTGGCGATCCTTTTACTTAAAAGAAGAGCATGTTTGTTTGGGCTCCTCGCCGAGGGCTCTGTGtgtggagccggagccggagccacgGAGCTGCAATTtggctccaactcctcctgcagaTGGTTAGGAGCGGCTCCACTGCTGCGGCTGTTTGGTGTGGCTCCGGCTTCTCCGGTCCGAAAGCGACgtgcggagccggagccggagctttCCCAAACGCGCCCGAAATGGCCGGCACCTTGTCGGTTTGTAGAGAACAAAAGGTTACCGAGTGTAGCCGGGCGAAACCAACCTACTATTAACACAAGTGCAAGACGATAATCTTTTTGCATGTTTAAACATCGCGTTTGGTCTTGTTACCGTGCTTCTGGGCTTTGCCAAGCTAACCTTTGTTAGCTTCCAGCGGTCAAAGTGATCTGAAGCCAAGTGCCTGGTCTTTATTTTTTGTCTAAAAAAAGGAAGGGTTCCTTGTTTGTACTACTCGAGTACTCCTCAATTGTCATATCCTGACAGCACGTATGACAGGATGGGCGCGGAACGGCGGCAGGGGTGAACCGAGCtagacgccggcggcgcgccgtgCGCCATTGGTTGGTGGCGGTGCGCCATCACGGCGGCCCGCGCCGgacaaaagagaaagaaagaaaaaaattgaaggaACGGCGGCATCATCACGCACCCTCCTCCTAATCACGCCAAAAAACCGCCTCGCGAGCGCGATGATGCCACGCCCTTGCCTTGCCCACGGGGACTcggcatccatccatccatcccctCAGGGTCAGGGCTGCAGCGTGCACACACAAGTAGAGAGACACAGAGAGGGAGGTACGTTGCGTCGACGTCGCGGGCCAAGCAAGGGTCGTCGGCCTTTGTCTGACACTTGACACGGAACGAACGAACGAATCTGGTTCAAGACGTATGCTTGAACCTGACTGAACATCTCAACCACCGCCATCCACACACCGTGGTCCTGTTTGGTTGTCTAGTTGAGTGCTAGAAATTTTTAACCGCTAATTACAATGTTAAATAAAGTTAATTTACAAAATCAATTTCAAAACTCATGCACTAGGAACCTTGAATAATCTAATGAGGCTtgtgaccgcgtgattagatgatggttactgtagcatcactatagccaatAATCGATTAATTACCTCGCGAAAAGTTatggtcttgtttggtttccTAGCGCAATTTGCGCTAGGAAAGGAAtgttgcatgcatggagtactaaacgaagtttatttgcaaaatctttttagggtGAGTGTAACtttgcgcgacgaatctaataacggtaattaatctatgattggctacagtgatgctacaataactatgctctaatcgtgcggttaaaggtctcattagattcttcagggttcctagcgcaagggttctggagttgattttgtaaactacCTTCATTTAATATCCTTAATTAGCGGCCAAAGTTGCTACAGCTCCTAATGTAGCGCAAACCAAATAGGGTCTATATCCATCTCTAAAAATTTTTTagaaatagactttatttaacacTTTATACAtgtgagatttttttctcgATTTGTGTGCGCTAGGAGAACCAAAAAGACCCGTATGCAGTGAGGCTGCTTCTCTTGTGCTGCCCAAGGCACGCATATGCGCCTCTCGGGTGCGGCGAGCATGTCGGTCGTTGCGCCTGTAGGCAGCGGCCCGACCCCGACTCACTGACCATCCTAATTACTACGCGAGGTTGACAGTGGCGAGCGATCCCGCATTAAGCCCGATCAGGATCAGGGTTTCCTACCGGGCAGGGCACGCTCGATtcctgatgctgctgctggggaGCCAAGGATGCCTCAACAACCACGGCACCAGCGATCGACTATCCGGCGAAAGCCGACACGGGGATCCACTGCCACCCACGAATCCTCAGCTCATCGGATGCGATAGGAGGTAGGACAGCACGGCGGCGTCTCGCCGGCGGCAGATGGTCTCGCCGCTCATAATCCCCTCAAGGATTGTTAGTGATGGGCTGTCAGGCTCAGCATGACGACCGATCTGATTCTGAACCGAAGCTGATTCCTTCCTTGCTCTTGTTGCGCGCAGCACGCAAGCCGTGTGGAAGAGCACGTGTCTGCAGATACTGCCCTGGTTGGTTGTTTGTCACCATGGCAGACGTATCCGCCGTCTCTTTTGCCCCTGGTAATAAGCAAAGGTTTACGCTCGAGGTGGTCTGTCGGGCAGGCAGGTGCACGATCAGTTGGAGTAGTGGTGGGCGTTGGTGCAGTGGTGCATCTAgcaccaccagtccaccacaaaggagaaggaagaaggaaagCCGGGACGGTGACGGTGAAAGCTGTTTTCACCCTTCCCTCAACTTTTCCTCCCCTAAACTTTTCCTCGCTCCCCCATGGAGAGCGGAGGCACAGAGGCCTTTGCTTGCTTTCTTGGTTGGAGTCGACTGGTCGAGCCTTGGAGACGCTGCGAGATGGCCACCTTTTCAAGCCAAGTAGGCAACGCAAGGAGCCTGCGCGTGTGCGGCACTAGGAAAAAGACGACACCATGCGCGCAGAGATACGCAAAAACGCAATTGCGGGGAGCACGCAGCGCGATGCCCATGTGCTTTTACTGTTCTTCTTCAAGCTACAGATTACAAGCAGGCTGGCTCAGAGAAGCACAACTGTTTGTAATAACGCGCACAGCTGGCTCAGAGAAGCAGCAACTGAGGCGGTCTGGTCAAACTTGTCGATCGCAGATGGCGCCACAGGGCCAGAGCAATCAATCATGCTCCTGCTTCCATAATCCATACCATACTCGGGTTCAGGTACAGCTTTCGGTTTCGTATGCTTGTACTGCactttggctgtgtttagatgagggAAAAAGGGATGCGAAAAGTCATATCATATACTGTAGTATACTGtaatactttttgtttgtttgtgataattgttgtcctactatgatctaactaggctcaaaagatttgtctcgttgtgtacatcaaaactatgcaattagtttttttatttacatacatttaatactccatgcatgcgtcatttactatatttaatgtttcgatgtaaTAGAAAATTTAGAATTAGGGGgagttttttggaactaaacacagccattgcCGTttttcatctcttgcatcatcatcctTGGGCCTTGGCATGAATGATAACGGCGGCATGTGCCGAGTAGCAGCCAGACTTGGTAAACACGACGCACCAAAACGCAAGCAATAAGGTAGGGAGAGGGCGAGAGGCGACCGACAGCGCGGCATGGGGAGCAAGCGTTCTCCAGATCAGCGGCAGGTGCCTTGCCTTCTTCATTTCAGTTCTTCTGCGTGCGTATCCACCAGTTGCCAGATTCCTTTTTTTTCACACCAGAAAACCGCAGAAGAACTGGTGGTCATGGCGCCGCGCGCCGGACTTGGCATTCAGCACGAGACAAACAGAGCGAACCGGCAGCGAAGCAAGGGGTGACTCGCCGAGTGTGATCTCTGGGTCTGGGTGGACGGGGACATTCAGCCACGACCCGGCTCGGAGCGATTCATTCGGCCCTGTGCCCGTTGCCTGActtgtgagttctggctggagggGAGTAATGAACTGGCGAGACTGGCTCTGGCGAGCTGACAGCTGACTGTGACTGCCAGCCACTCTGCTCGGCTGCTGGCCTGTGTCTGTCTGCTTCACAGGCTTGGGCCCCGTTTGGTTTTCATCTAGCACAAGTAGCACACAACTCCCGAGAAAAAAAGCTTGCATGAAgcactaaacaaagtttatttgtaaaacccTTTTacagatgggtgtaatttttcgagacgaatctaatgacggtaattaatcgatgattggctacagtgatgctacagtaaccatcctctaatcgcgggGTCAAAGgactcattaggttcgtctcgcgaagtagtacagcgctgtggagttagttttgtaaattacctttatttagtaccccttattattggtcaaaatttttgtgctattTGTGCTAggtcaaaccaaacagggccttgagGAACCCGAAGCAAAGCAGACGACAATGTGCAGGGGTTGCATGCTTGCAGCAGGCACAGAAGAGGCAGAGGCTGATCAGCTCGCCAACCTGGGCCTCTGGCATCCGGCCCAGCTTTCGGGAGTAGAGGCCCACGATGTGAAAGAAAGCGATCACTCGCAATTTCCTGAATTTATTCCAAAATTTTCCGGCATTATGCTTTAAGTGGTAAGCAATGTTTTGCTCGACAATGAGGTGCCAATGGTGACTTCAGGAATCTCCAGATCTACTGGTCCAGTCCTTCGAAGGTACTCATAGGGGTAGGATTTGCGTAcatgtgttcataggggtgagtgtgcgtgcatgTTATGAGCGTCTGCATTGTACTgcactcaaaaaaaaactaatggtgatggatggatggatgcttGCTTGCTTATTCGATATGTCAGAGGCAAGTAAAGCTGGATGGTTAATTGAGGTGATGGTGTCATGGTGGAACGTCCTTAGCTTGGGATGTTAAATTAAGTAGTGCCATGCttgcgagttttttttttttgaaaagatccaTGCTTGCGAGTTGATCTTGAGAGAAGAGATCAAAGCAACCAAATGATCGCTCCATGTTCCTTATATAAGAACAAGTAAAACTAACGGATC from Panicum virgatum strain AP13 chromosome 9K, P.virgatum_v5, whole genome shotgun sequence encodes:
- the LOC120649189 gene encoding uncharacterized protein LOC120649189 isoform X2; its protein translation is MDVEKPASKGHGFFGLFDWGKKSKKRLFVGSTSSSPDPKNSGDSKDVDDCTPSTLSNSILEDAPSLKESSEHSCSSSVIDEEAQSRRCPTVVARLMGLDSMPAASSSESNPMPSKVQQPFQANNHDDFTGRSYAGSPHKMPGSPIDRFKMEALPPRLAKRTLSVAQYKLLSPMKNPNHISSRNAADIMEAASRIIRPGVENISSYGVHDVGLANAARAYNPGEIIVVQQRSQKLNEALRKRDGPASFRPPNGKSLDGRSRSSEGASSSRISQSNGCAPVGPKVRPSNRSSNVAQAVRAQGKEGTRKGGRRLETRRNPENSLVERNGFDQQKDNNQMGTTSSSSMLVPNNRKQNALATKHKVNSNPANPSRQRSNIHPVNASPRKVGAAGTFAGISTQASRKVDLQPTAHANVRNNSIAKAIPKPRRLQNRRLLHSDTSQSSDSINSNRSQRRIRHNIVIDEQSSFSTNKKKISTEIVSFTFTSPVDKSLHGAHFPNHSVEKQLIENLNAVSTSSNTSNTKLDVIDGDYLGLLLEQKLRELTSGVRSPYSKPAKGVKVYGTSTALEDTASACETSSIASTDYDRESLQSFNDGKATVPQTDLTTKSGQPFQPAKDDHDATDRAELEHLRLSPLSTWEASISTETCSSSESWRSANGTRLFGSTEGATTSDSTHFNKFLEADASSEYSDTASSITVATAEIPRSESSSLCHMDHRQEVEFIREILKASSSCLERFGDSDILDPHLLEELNGSTRLLAGGEGKCCRLKRRLLFDCVNELLTVKCAYYFNAGYGSWFIGMAVLQNLSAEEIHREMTSLKVAEEWMVDELVYREMSSTLGSWVDFKMDSYQAGGDIVSELLASLIDEVVADL
- the LOC120649189 gene encoding uncharacterized protein LOC120649189 isoform X1, with protein sequence MDVEKPASKGHGFFGLFDWGKKSKKRLFVGSTSSSPDPKNSGDSKDVDDCTPSTLSNSQILEDAPSLKESSEHSCSSSVIDEEAQSRRCPTVVARLMGLDSMPAASSSESNPMPSKVQQPFQANNHDDFTGRSYAGSPHKMPGSPIDRFKMEALPPRLAKRTLSVAQYKLLSPMKNPNHISSRNAADIMEAASRIIRPGVENISSYGVHDVGLANAARAYNPGEIIVVQQRSQKLNEALRKRDGPASFRPPNGKSLDGRSRSSEGASSSRISQSNGCAPVGPKVRPSNRSSNVAQAVRAQGKEGTRKGGRRLETRRNPENSLVERNGFDQQKDNNQMGTTSSSSMLVPNNRKQNALATKHKVNSNPANPSRQRSNIHPVNASPRKVGAAGTFAGISTQASRKVDLQPTAHANVRNNSIAKAIPKPRRLQNRRLLHSDTSQSSDSINSNRSQRRIRHNIVIDEQSSFSTNKKKISTEIVSFTFTSPVDKSLHGAHFPNHSVEKQLIENLNAVSTSSNTSNTKLDVIDGDYLGLLLEQKLRELTSGVRSPYSKPAKGVKVYGTSTALEDTASACETSSIASTDYDRESLQSFNDGKATVPQTDLTTKSGQPFQPAKDDHDATDRAELEHLRLSPLSTWEASISTETCSSSESWRSANGTRLFGSTEGATTSDSTHFNKFLEADASSEYSDTASSITVATAEIPRSESSSLCHMDHRQEVEFIREILKASSSCLERFGDSDILDPHLLEELNGSTRLLAGGEGKCCRLKRRLLFDCVNELLTVKCAYYFNAGYGSWFIGMAVLQNLSAEEIHREMTSLKVAEEWMVDELVYREMSSTLGSWVDFKMDSYQAGGDIVSELLASLIDEVVADL